The proteins below come from a single Pseudomonas chlororaphis genomic window:
- a CDS encoding cell invasion protein SipB, with the protein MSEITRPAYPGVTMNRAEAFERYGAAASQAARTTQYREAGQKALEDLMSVRYEGQGGPSTSSLGRPVLHPPLRADGNRQETNGDLFTLLMAMISELIGEVDVNKLKNRLAMLQSMASARQQGLESLSADYAAALQAWAAAEGQVGSSQEHLEQLHERLVHAQGLLAESEARLAQLDPGSAEYAEELSRHDQLKGELASHTQAFSAATEAHLKLIGIANAFANTLSGLVARVVVSGMSGSATQETDEKALSSSALALLNRLKIIELLGEAAQNKEELSQELFQELQAKLQEHMKRESDKYLEEVRKAEALQKTMGCIGKIIGALVATVTIVAGVMTGNLPLIVVGVVGMVVMFADVVVEAKTGKSFMAEAMKPLTDAMQEAIKRFTELYTQLLIDFGVDPEKARDIAQIAGMIQGVISTLAAVALVAIVGVQVIGPMVSAVASKLASVAAQAAPAAVQAMKQMASSVGNALTQALSQLRGFITHGADPVTLARYAANLEIAQALTEFGSVAVQGGLQIQSGKHQAQAAVHLADVRVRMAISEEISRYLTQVVEDYGQAMRDRTRQIEQVFADLQRSHAVSLSMVRHV; encoded by the coding sequence ATGAGTGAGATTACCCGCCCCGCGTACCCGGGCGTCACGATGAACCGCGCCGAGGCCTTTGAGCGCTACGGCGCCGCCGCCAGCCAGGCCGCCAGGACCACGCAGTACCGCGAGGCGGGCCAGAAGGCGCTGGAGGACCTGATGTCGGTGCGCTACGAAGGCCAGGGTGGCCCGTCCACCTCCAGCCTGGGCCGGCCCGTGCTGCATCCGCCGCTGCGAGCCGACGGCAACAGGCAGGAGACCAATGGCGACCTGTTCACCTTGTTGATGGCGATGATCAGCGAGCTGATCGGTGAAGTCGACGTCAACAAACTGAAGAACCGCCTGGCGATGCTGCAGAGCATGGCGAGCGCCCGGCAGCAGGGGCTGGAAAGCCTCTCGGCCGATTACGCCGCGGCACTCCAGGCCTGGGCGGCGGCCGAAGGGCAGGTCGGCAGCAGCCAGGAGCATCTCGAGCAATTGCATGAGCGGCTCGTGCATGCGCAGGGCTTGCTGGCCGAAAGCGAAGCCCGGCTGGCGCAGTTGGACCCAGGGTCCGCCGAGTACGCTGAAGAACTGAGCCGCCATGATCAGCTCAAGGGCGAGTTGGCGAGCCACACCCAAGCCTTTAGCGCGGCGACCGAGGCCCACCTGAAATTGATCGGCATCGCCAATGCCTTTGCCAACACCTTGAGCGGTTTGGTCGCTAGGGTAGTGGTGTCCGGCATGAGCGGCTCCGCCACGCAAGAGACGGATGAAAAAGCCCTCAGCAGCAGCGCGCTGGCGTTGCTCAATCGCCTCAAGATCATCGAGTTGCTGGGCGAGGCGGCGCAGAACAAAGAGGAACTCAGCCAGGAGCTGTTCCAGGAATTGCAGGCCAAGCTTCAGGAGCACATGAAGCGTGAGTCGGATAAATATCTGGAGGAAGTCCGCAAGGCCGAGGCACTCCAGAAAACCATGGGCTGCATCGGCAAGATCATCGGTGCGCTAGTGGCCACTGTCACTATCGTTGCCGGGGTCATGACCGGCAACTTGCCGTTGATCGTGGTCGGGGTGGTTGGCATGGTTGTGATGTTTGCCGATGTGGTGGTAGAGGCAAAAACCGGCAAGTCGTTCATGGCCGAGGCCATGAAACCGTTGACCGACGCGATGCAGGAAGCCATCAAGCGGTTCACCGAGCTCTACACCCAGCTCTTGATCGATTTCGGCGTCGATCCCGAAAAGGCCCGGGACATCGCGCAGATCGCCGGCATGATCCAGGGCGTGATCTCGACCCTGGCAGCGGTGGCCCTGGTCGCCATTGTCGGCGTGCAGGTGATCGGGCCAATGGTGAGTGCCGTCGCTTCGAAACTCGCTTCCGTGGCCGCCCAGGCAGCACCCGCCGCCGTGCAAGCCATGAAGCAGATGGCGTCGTCGGTCGGTAACGCCCTGACGCAGGCGCTGAGCCAACTGCGTGGTTTCATCACCCACGGCGCCGATCCGGTGACGCTGGCCCGTTATGCCGCGAACCTGGAGATCGCCCAGGCCCTGACCGAATTCGGCAGCGTGGCGGTGCAGGGCGGGTTGCAGATCCAGAGCGGCAAGCACCAGGCCCAGGCCGCCGTGCACCTGGCGGACGTGCGGGTGCGCATGGCGATCAGCGAGGAAATCAGCCGGTACCTGACCCAGGTGGTCGAGGACTACGGGCAAGCGATGCGCGACAGGACCCGACAGATCGAGCAGGTCTTCGCCGACCTGCAACGCAGCCATGCCGTGAGCCTGAGCATGGTTCGGCATGTTTGA
- a CDS encoding type III secretion system protein InvA — protein MLNVFLRNVSARPELLILSLMVMIIAMLIIPLPTVLVDALIGLNIVISLLVFMGSFYIERILSYSTFPALLLLTTLFRLALSISTSRLILSQADAGEIIASFGDFVIGESLVVGFVIFSIVTIVQFIVITKGSERVAEVAARFSLDGMPGKQMSIDGDLKAGAIDAAQAREKRSVLERESQLYGSFDGAMKFIKGDAIAGIIIIFVNFIGGMAIGVGQLGMDMSMALSTYTLLTIGDGLVAQIPALLIAIGAGFIVTRVNGDDSNLGRNMLSQMLGNPFVLGVTALLAVGVGLLPGFPLLTFLAIASALGLVVFVRQRKAWRQGSAEQRAEPAGQDAPQADSGLLEDVDHIATETVALMLLVPAARLPALEKQRWAARFRSQFFVDYGLRIPEPRLRASEALPAHQVAVLINEVRAEQFDIHFDHWRLLDYSPELEPLGFALVRGNDSNRQGGVWVGAADRERVQQLGYHLRPADEECYRCLVTLLARNIREFFGVQETKQLLDEMESRYPDLLKEVYRHVTVQKIAEVLQRLIGERISVRNMKLVLESLAHWASREKDVLALVEHVRGAMARYISNKFAQGNDLRVLLLSPEFEEGVRRGIRQTSGGSFLNLEPAESEELMDRLSVGLDSLHIAHKDLVLLCSVDVRRYIKKLIEGRFRELDVMSFGEISETVSVNVIKTL, from the coding sequence ATGCTTAATGTGTTTTTGCGCAACGTCAGCGCGCGCCCGGAACTGCTGATCCTGAGCCTGATGGTGATGATCATCGCCATGCTGATCATCCCGTTGCCCACGGTGCTGGTGGACGCGCTGATCGGCCTGAACATCGTCATTTCGCTGCTGGTGTTCATGGGCTCGTTCTACATCGAGCGCATCCTCAGCTACTCGACGTTCCCGGCATTGCTGTTGCTGACGACGTTGTTCCGCCTGGCATTGTCGATCAGCACCAGCCGGCTGATCCTGAGCCAGGCCGACGCCGGCGAGATCATCGCCTCGTTCGGTGACTTCGTGATCGGTGAAAGCCTGGTGGTGGGCTTCGTGATTTTTTCCATCGTCACCATTGTCCAGTTCATCGTCATCACCAAGGGCTCGGAGCGGGTGGCCGAGGTGGCCGCACGCTTCTCCCTGGACGGCATGCCGGGCAAGCAGATGAGCATCGACGGTGACCTCAAGGCCGGCGCCATCGATGCCGCCCAGGCCCGGGAAAAACGCAGCGTGCTGGAGCGTGAAAGCCAGTTGTACGGCTCCTTCGACGGCGCGATGAAGTTCATCAAGGGCGATGCCATCGCCGGCATCATCATTATCTTCGTCAACTTCATCGGCGGCATGGCCATTGGTGTCGGGCAATTGGGCATGGACATGTCCATGGCCCTGTCGACCTACACCCTGTTGACCATCGGCGATGGCCTGGTGGCGCAGATTCCCGCGCTGCTGATCGCCATCGGCGCCGGGTTCATCGTCACTCGGGTCAACGGTGACGACAGCAACCTGGGTCGCAACATGCTCAGCCAGATGCTCGGCAACCCGTTCGTGCTCGGTGTCACCGCGTTGCTGGCGGTTGGCGTCGGCCTGCTGCCGGGTTTTCCCTTGCTGACCTTCCTGGCCATCGCCAGCGCGCTCGGGCTGGTGGTGTTCGTGCGCCAGCGCAAGGCCTGGCGCCAGGGCTCGGCCGAACAGCGCGCCGAACCCGCCGGCCAGGACGCGCCGCAGGCCGATTCTGGCTTGCTCGAAGACGTCGACCACATCGCCACGGAGACCGTCGCACTGATGCTGCTGGTGCCCGCCGCACGTTTGCCGGCGCTGGAAAAGCAGCGGTGGGCCGCGCGCTTTCGCAGCCAGTTCTTCGTCGACTACGGCTTGCGCATTCCCGAACCCCGGCTGCGGGCCAGCGAAGCGCTGCCGGCGCATCAAGTGGCGGTGCTGATCAATGAGGTGCGCGCCGAACAATTCGACATTCACTTCGACCACTGGCGCCTGCTGGACTATTCGCCCGAGCTTGAGCCCCTGGGGTTCGCCCTGGTGCGCGGCAACGACAGCAATCGCCAGGGCGGGGTCTGGGTTGGCGCGGCCGACCGCGAGCGGGTGCAGCAACTGGGCTATCACCTGCGCCCGGCGGACGAGGAATGCTATCGCTGCCTGGTCACGTTGCTGGCGCGCAACATCCGCGAGTTTTTCGGTGTGCAGGAAACCAAGCAACTGCTCGACGAAATGGAAAGCCGCTATCCCGACCTGCTCAAGGAAGTGTATCGCCACGTCACCGTGCAGAAGATCGCCGAAGTGCTGCAGCGCCTGATCGGCGAGCGCATTTCCGTGCGCAACATGAAGCTTGTCCTTGAATCGCTCGCACACTGGGCCTCCCGGGAAAAAGACGTGTTGGCGCTGGTGGAACACGTGCGCGGGGCCATGGCCCGCTACATCAGCAACAAGTTCGCCCAGGGCAACGACTTGCGCGTGCTGCTGTTGTCGCCGGAGTTCGAAGAGGGAGTGCGCCGAGGCATCCGGCAAACCTCCGGCGGCAGCTTCCTCAACCTCGAGCCGGCCGAATCGGAAGAGCTGATGGACCGCCTCAGTGTTGGCCTGGACAGCCTGCACATCGCCCACAAAGACCTGGTGCTGCTGTGCTCGGTGGATGTGCGGCGCTACATCAAGAAACTGATCGAGGGCCGCTTTCGGGAGCTGGACGTCATGTCGTTCGGCGAAATCTCCGAGACCGTTTCGGTCAATGTCATCAAGACGCTGTAG
- a CDS encoding ATP synthase (invasion protein InvC; necessary for efficient entry of S.typhimurium into cultured epithelial cells; probable catalytic subunit of a protein translocase) — protein MNLRLERHAAHPLRLSGPLIEAALGEVVVGEVCEVRRHWRSPEVAARAQVIGFKPGAVLLSLLGEAKGLSRESMIVPTGATLQLTCSDALLGSVVDPQGRIVERLAPSTAVAQRDCPVDADPPSYQQRRPVAQPLPTGIRAIDGLLTCGVGQRLGIFAAAGSGKTTLINMLIAHTDAEVFVIGLIGERGREVTEFIAHLRQSPQRSRCVVVYATSDFSSVDRCNSALQATTIAEYFRDQGRRVVLLLDSLTRYARARRDLALAAGEAPARRGFPASVFDALPRLLERPGVTAGGSITAWYTVLLESDDEPDPIAEEIRSILDGHVYLSRALAAKGHYPAIDVLRSVSRVATQVTTPQARQLAASARDTLARLEQLQVFVDMGEYSPGADAANDRAMQCRDALEQWLRQPTDERCEPDETLRRLHDILA, from the coding sequence ATGAACCTGCGCCTGGAACGACACGCCGCCCATCCCCTGCGCCTGAGCGGCCCGCTGATCGAGGCGGCGCTGGGCGAGGTGGTGGTGGGGGAGGTCTGTGAAGTGCGTCGGCACTGGCGCTCGCCCGAGGTGGCGGCCCGGGCGCAGGTCATCGGCTTCAAGCCCGGCGCCGTGCTGCTCAGCCTGCTGGGCGAGGCGAAAGGCCTGTCCCGGGAGTCGATGATCGTGCCCACTGGCGCCACCTTGCAATTGACCTGCAGCGATGCCTTGCTCGGCAGTGTGGTCGATCCCCAGGGCCGCATCGTCGAGCGCCTGGCACCGTCGACGGCCGTGGCGCAACGGGACTGCCCGGTGGACGCCGACCCGCCGTCGTACCAGCAGCGGCGCCCGGTGGCGCAGCCGTTGCCCACCGGCATTCGCGCCATCGACGGCCTGCTGACCTGCGGCGTCGGCCAGCGCCTTGGCATCTTCGCCGCGGCCGGGTCCGGCAAGACCACCTTGATCAACATGCTGATCGCGCACACCGATGCCGAGGTCTTCGTGATCGGCCTGATCGGCGAGCGTGGGCGGGAGGTGACCGAGTTCATCGCGCACCTGCGCCAGTCGCCCCAGCGTTCGCGCTGCGTGGTGGTGTACGCCACCTCGGATTTTTCCTCGGTGGATCGTTGCAACTCGGCGCTGCAGGCCACCACCATCGCCGAGTACTTTCGTGACCAGGGCCGGCGCGTGGTGTTGTTGCTCGATTCACTGACCCGCTACGCCCGCGCGCGCCGCGACCTGGCCCTGGCGGCCGGTGAAGCGCCGGCGCGGCGCGGTTTTCCGGCCTCGGTGTTCGATGCCTTGCCGCGCCTGCTGGAACGCCCCGGCGTGACCGCTGGCGGCAGCATCACCGCGTGGTACACGGTGCTGCTGGAAAGCGATGACGAACCGGACCCGATCGCCGAGGAGATTCGCTCGATCCTTGACGGCCACGTCTACCTCAGCCGTGCGCTGGCGGCCAAGGGGCATTACCCGGCCATCGACGTTTTGCGCAGCGTCAGCCGCGTGGCGACACAAGTCACCACGCCGCAGGCTCGGCAATTGGCCGCGTCTGCCCGGGACACGCTGGCCCGTCTCGAACAGTTGCAGGTGTTTGTCGACATGGGCGAGTACAGCCCAGGGGCGGATGCGGCCAACGACCGGGCGATGCAATGCCGCGACGCCCTCGAGCAGTGGCTGCGCCAGCCCACGGATGAGCGCTGCGAGCCCGATGAAACCCTGCGCCGCCTGCATGACATCCTCGCTTGA
- a CDS encoding type III secretion system protein SpaS (Required for surface presentation of invasion plasmid antigens; required for invasion and for secretion of the three ipa proteins) — protein sequence MSSSASKTEKPTAKRLRDAARKGQTFKAKDLVISCLTLCGISYLVFNSSLVEVMEVYRRIIDSGFDADLQAYSMMWVLLGLEALLPLLLVCVLTSAVPALLQSGFALASEALKLNFGALNPVNGFKKLFSLRTVKDTVKALLYLGSFALALWVVWVTQRPLLFAQLFAQAPDLFAIWGRLLLVLVLAFLACVVLIVVLDALCEYGLFMKDQMMDKDSVKREHKEQDGNPQIKGRRRDLHMELLSEQVKSDVRSSRMIIANPTHIAIGVYFRPEITLLPFISLMETNQRALAVRAYAKEVGVPVINDVALARRIFKTHQRYSFLQVQEVEQVLRLLIWLEQVEQA from the coding sequence ATGTCGTCCAGCGCCTCGAAGACTGAAAAACCCACGGCCAAGCGGCTCCGGGATGCGGCCCGCAAAGGCCAGACGTTCAAGGCCAAGGACCTGGTCATCAGTTGCCTGACCCTGTGCGGCATCAGCTACCTGGTCTTCAACAGCTCGCTGGTCGAGGTCATGGAGGTCTACCGGCGGATCATCGACAGCGGCTTTGACGCCGACCTGCAAGCGTACTCGATGATGTGGGTGCTGCTGGGCCTGGAAGCGTTGCTGCCGCTGTTGCTGGTGTGCGTGCTGACCAGCGCCGTGCCGGCCTTGCTGCAAAGCGGTTTTGCCTTGGCCAGCGAAGCGTTGAAACTCAATTTTGGCGCGTTGAACCCGGTCAATGGCTTCAAGAAGCTGTTCAGCCTGCGCACCGTCAAGGACACCGTGAAGGCGCTTTTGTACCTGGGCAGTTTCGCCCTGGCGCTATGGGTCGTCTGGGTCACGCAACGGCCGCTGCTATTTGCCCAACTGTTCGCCCAGGCCCCCGATCTGTTCGCGATCTGGGGACGTTTGTTGCTGGTGCTGGTGCTGGCGTTCCTGGCCTGTGTCGTGTTGATCGTCGTGCTCGATGCGCTGTGCGAGTACGGGCTGTTCATGAAGGACCAGATGATGGACAAGGACTCGGTCAAGCGCGAACACAAGGAGCAGGACGGCAACCCGCAGATCAAGGGCCGCCGCCGCGACCTGCACATGGAACTGCTGTCGGAACAGGTCAAGTCCGACGTGCGCAGCTCGCGCATGATCATCGCCAACCCGACCCACATCGCCATTGGCGTGTACTTCCGCCCGGAAATCACCTTGCTGCCGTTCATTTCCCTGATGGAAACCAACCAGCGCGCCCTGGCCGTGCGGGCGTACGCCAAGGAGGTCGGGGTGCCGGTGATCAACGACGTGGCCCTGGCCCGGCGCATCTTCAAGACCCACCAGCGCTACAGCTTTCTCCAGGTGCAGGAAGTGGAGCAAGTGCTGCGCTTGCTGATCTGGCTGGAGCAGGTGGAGCAGGCGTGA
- a CDS encoding type III secretion system protein, giving the protein MNDVSLIALLAFASLLPFLVAAGTCYLKFSIVFVIVRNALGLQQVPSNMALNAIALMLAIFVMTPVMKQGHDYYKHEAVAFTDLESVVNFAENGLGSYKDYLRRYTDPELALFFERAQAGQVDADADRYAEDDLAPSLFSLLPAYALSEIKSAFKIGFYLYLPFVIVDLVISSILLALGMMMMSPVIISVPIKLVLFVALDGWALLSTGLVKQYLTLLA; this is encoded by the coding sequence ATGAATGACGTTTCGCTGATCGCGCTGCTGGCGTTCGCTTCGCTATTGCCGTTCCTGGTGGCGGCGGGCACGTGCTACCTGAAGTTCTCCATCGTCTTCGTCATCGTGCGCAACGCCCTAGGGTTGCAGCAGGTGCCTTCGAACATGGCGCTGAATGCGATCGCGCTGATGCTGGCGATCTTCGTCATGACGCCGGTGATGAAGCAGGGCCATGACTATTACAAGCACGAGGCGGTGGCCTTTACCGACCTCGAGTCGGTGGTGAATTTCGCCGAGAACGGCCTGGGCAGCTACAAGGATTATTTGCGTCGGTACACCGACCCGGAACTGGCGCTGTTCTTCGAGCGCGCCCAGGCGGGTCAGGTCGATGCCGACGCGGACCGGTATGCCGAGGATGACCTGGCGCCGTCGTTGTTTTCGCTGCTGCCGGCCTATGCGCTGAGTGAAATCAAAAGCGCCTTCAAGATCGGCTTCTACCTGTACCTGCCGTTCGTGATCGTCGACCTGGTGATCTCCAGCATCCTGCTGGCGCTGGGCATGATGATGATGAGCCCGGTGATCATCTCGGTGCCGATCAAACTGGTGCTGTTTGTCGCCCTCGATGGCTGGGCGCTGCTGTCCACCGGACTGGTCAAGCAATACCTGACCTTGCTGGCATAG
- a CDS encoding chaperone protein SicA, whose translation MSRNNKQDEQVALEVVDAVLAGAALKDVQGISDEHMASLYAFAFEFYEQGRLDDAQKFFHFLCIYDFYNSHYWMGLAAVHQLKQDHQKAIDLYAIAFAQGKDDYRPMLYTGQCHLALGKVGKARLCFEYVLEQATQDDLREQAKVYLDTLAHMEQQCSED comes from the coding sequence ATGAGTCGCAACAACAAACAAGACGAGCAGGTGGCCCTGGAGGTCGTCGATGCGGTGCTCGCGGGCGCGGCGTTGAAAGACGTGCAAGGCATCAGTGACGAACACATGGCCAGCCTCTATGCCTTCGCCTTCGAGTTCTACGAGCAGGGGCGCCTGGACGATGCGCAGAAGTTCTTCCACTTCCTGTGCATCTACGACTTCTACAACAGCCATTACTGGATGGGACTGGCGGCCGTGCACCAGCTCAAGCAAGACCACCAGAAAGCGATCGACCTGTATGCGATTGCCTTCGCCCAAGGCAAGGACGACTACCGGCCAATGCTCTACACCGGCCAGTGTCACTTGGCCCTGGGCAAGGTTGGCAAGGCCCGGTTGTGTTTCGAGTATGTGCTTGAGCAAGCCACGCAAGACGATCTGCGCGAGCAGGCCAAGGTGTATCTCGACACCTTGGCCCACATGGAACAGCAATGTTCGGAGGACTGA
- a CDS encoding flagellar motor switch/type III secretory pathway protein, with amino-acid sequence MRALKLRRVDSRLHACTQAIERWRRAGRAAGLGRVPDRSGLIQFRAQGDGGDWHGLILAHDWLHRALPSSPSWVGRQSPLSSIVALFRAVPRPLPLAVDELRYSRLTDIEGIERAWSPTHDVPWLDTPRGRVWVTRLPPSGSVTEPLGPDTWLKSLPMRLLLQLGVSELRAARLRRLHKGDVLRITERTQHGLLANRCLGVFTFTEEGLHMQPSVADADPPIPLSPGPAVDPSALMVRLEFVLATHDIDLAQLSRFIDGQLIPLAADAARHIEIRANGRPVAVGELVQMEAQLGVELLKVYRDGSDE; translated from the coding sequence GTGAGGGCTTTGAAACTGCGGCGGGTCGATTCCCGCCTGCACGCCTGCACGCAAGCGATCGAGCGTTGGCGCCGGGCCGGTCGGGCGGCTGGGTTGGGCCGGGTGCCTGACCGCTCGGGCCTCATCCAGTTTCGCGCGCAGGGCGACGGCGGGGACTGGCACGGGCTGATCCTGGCCCATGACTGGCTGCATCGAGCGTTGCCGAGCTCGCCGTCGTGGGTGGGGCGGCAGAGCCCGTTGTCGAGCATCGTCGCTTTGTTCCGTGCGGTGCCTCGGCCCTTGCCGTTGGCGGTGGATGAGCTGCGCTACAGCCGGCTGACGGATATCGAAGGCATTGAAAGAGCGTGGTCTCCGACGCACGACGTGCCCTGGTTGGACACGCCTCGCGGGCGCGTGTGGGTCACGCGCTTGCCGCCATCGGGCAGCGTGACCGAGCCCCTCGGGCCGGACACCTGGCTCAAGTCATTGCCGATGCGCCTGTTGTTGCAGTTGGGCGTCAGTGAGCTGCGCGCTGCAAGGCTTCGGCGCCTGCACAAAGGCGATGTCCTGCGCATCACCGAGCGGACTCAGCACGGTTTGCTGGCAAACCGTTGCCTGGGCGTTTTCACATTCACCGAAGAGGGCTTACACATGCAACCGAGCGTGGCCGATGCCGATCCACCGATCCCCCTGTCACCTGGCCCGGCCGTCGATCCGAGCGCGCTGATGGTGCGCCTGGAGTTCGTCCTCGCGACCCACGACATCGACTTGGCGCAACTGTCGCGGTTCATCGACGGGCAACTGATCCCACTGGCCGCCGATGCCGCGCGGCACATCGAGATTCGCGCCAATGGCCGGCCCGTGGCCGTGGGGGAGTTGGTGCAAATGGAGGCGCAGTTGGGCGTCGAGCTGCTTAAGGTCTATCGGGACGGCAGCGATGAATGA
- a CDS encoding type III secretion system protein SpaQ (involved in the surface presentation of antigens needed for the invasion of Salmonella into host cells): MNDLVYAGNKTLYLILLMVAWPIIVATVVGLVVGLIQTVTQLQEQTLPFGFKLLAVAACLFLLSGWYGETLLDFSREVIRLALD, from the coding sequence ATGAACGACCTGGTCTATGCCGGTAACAAGACCCTGTACCTGATCCTGTTGATGGTGGCCTGGCCGATCATCGTCGCCACGGTGGTCGGCCTGGTGGTGGGGTTGATCCAGACCGTGACCCAGTTGCAGGAGCAGACCCTGCCGTTCGGGTTCAAGTTGTTGGCGGTCGCCGCGTGCCTGTTCCTGCTCTCGGGCTGGTACGGCGAAACCCTGCTGGATTTCAGTCGCGAAGTCATCCGCCTGGCGTTGGACTAG
- a CDS encoding type III secretion protein, with the protein MTSSLDGRRLLALSQWRQQRGEHALLRVQRQLQPLLQERRDFETQEAALLELLASHRANDCVLDHGQLLALLRTQAVIRRRIDLLRVERDRVDQQCGAVEQQVQTQRECLRSLQRKHLQLQGAVEQQRRRQRLAQIRQEEREQEDMTGMRR; encoded by the coding sequence ATGACATCCTCGCTTGATGGGCGCCGCCTGCTGGCCCTCAGTCAGTGGCGCCAACAGCGCGGTGAGCACGCGCTGCTGCGCGTCCAACGGCAATTGCAGCCGCTGTTGCAGGAACGGCGCGACTTCGAGACGCAAGAGGCGGCGCTGCTTGAGCTGTTGGCCAGCCACCGCGCGAATGACTGCGTGCTGGATCACGGGCAACTGTTGGCGCTGCTGCGTACCCAGGCCGTCATCCGGCGACGGATCGATCTGCTGCGAGTCGAGCGTGACCGCGTCGACCAGCAGTGCGGGGCGGTTGAGCAACAGGTGCAAACCCAGCGCGAGTGCCTGCGTTCGTTGCAGCGCAAGCACCTTCAGCTTCAGGGTGCGGTCGAGCAGCAACGCCGCCGGCAACGGCTGGCGCAGATACGCCAGGAAGAACGGGAGCAGGAAGACATGACGGGGATGAGGCGATGA
- a CDS encoding type III secretion system protein SpaR: MSMTLFFELYAGFAAALLGVARLAPMFFMLPFLNSGVLTGVPRQAVIVLVALGFWAYVGVPVPTLDSLAFLGLMLREASIGVLLGGLLCWPFWVLHAMGNLIDNQRGAMLSSTVDPANGVDTSELANFLQLFAAVVYLEGGGLLLMLETVAQSYRLCAPASGCAMSLPAIHALLDMLVGKTLVISAPVVAALLVSEALLGLLSRYAPQMNAFSVSLTVKSLVALVVLMLYFGVHLPDEVLRMGSTSAGLADYLDVEEGGHVVQRLED, translated from the coding sequence ATGTCGATGACCTTGTTCTTTGAGCTGTACGCCGGGTTTGCCGCCGCGCTGCTGGGCGTGGCGCGCCTGGCGCCGATGTTCTTCATGCTGCCGTTTCTCAACAGCGGTGTGCTCACCGGCGTGCCGCGCCAGGCGGTGATCGTGCTGGTGGCGCTGGGGTTCTGGGCCTATGTGGGCGTTCCCGTGCCCACCCTCGATAGCCTGGCATTTCTTGGTTTGATGCTGCGCGAGGCGAGCATTGGCGTGCTACTGGGCGGGCTATTGTGCTGGCCGTTCTGGGTGTTGCATGCCATGGGCAACCTGATCGACAACCAGCGCGGCGCGATGCTCAGCAGCACGGTGGACCCGGCCAACGGCGTGGACACCTCGGAGCTGGCGAACTTTCTCCAGTTGTTCGCCGCGGTGGTCTACCTCGAAGGTGGCGGCCTGCTGTTGATGCTTGAAACCGTTGCCCAGAGCTATCGTCTGTGCGCGCCGGCGAGTGGTTGCGCGATGAGCCTGCCGGCCATCCATGCCTTGCTGGACATGCTGGTGGGCAAGACCCTGGTGATCAGTGCACCGGTGGTGGCCGCGTTGCTGGTCAGCGAAGCCCTGCTTGGCTTGCTTTCGCGCTATGCGCCGCAGATGAACGCGTTCTCGGTGTCGCTGACGGTCAAGAGCCTGGTGGCGCTGGTGGTGCTGATGCTGTACTTCGGCGTGCACCTGCCGGATGAAGTGCTGCGCATGGGCAGCACGTCCGCAGGCCTGGCCGACTACCTGGATGTTGAAGAGGGCGGGCATGTCGTCCAGCGCCTCGAAGACTGA